Part of the Amycolatopsis sp. 195334CR genome is shown below.
CGCCGTGCCGGGCGTGATTTCGTCTTCGAATGATCCAAAGGAGTTCGACGTGGCTGCCGTGTGCGACGTCTGTGGCAAGGGACCCGGCTTCGGTAAGTCGGTCTCACACTCCCACCGGCGGACCAGTCGCCGGTGGAACCCGAACATCCAGACCGTGCACGCCAAGATCGGTCTGTCCCAGCGCAAGCGCCTCAACGTGTGCACCTCGTGCATCAAGGCGGGCAAGGTCGTCCGAGGCTGAGCTGAGACTCAAAACGGCGAGTGACCCTTTCGGGACACTCGCCGTTTTTGCGTACCCGGAGTACTACGGGAGCTTCCAGTCCACGGGCTGTGCGCCCTGCTGGACCAGGAGGTCGTTCACCCGGCTGAACGGGCGTGAGCCGAAGAAGCCGTTGTGCGCGGACAGCGGGCTCGGGTGCACCGACTCCACGCACGGCACGCCACCCAGCAGCGGCTTGAGCTTGCGGGCGTTGCTGCCCCACAGGATCGCCACCAGCGGGCCACCGCGTTCGGCCAGTGCCTTGATCGCCTGCTCGGTGACCTCCTCCCAGCCCTTGCCCTGATGGGAGTTCGGCTTGCCGGGGCGCACGGTGAGGGCGCGGTTGAGCAGCAGCACCCCCTGCTCGGCCCACGGCGTCAGGTCGCCGTTGGTCGGCAGCGGGTGGCCGAGGTCCTCGGCGTACTCCTTGTAGATGTTCACCAGGCTCTTCGGCAGCGGCCGGACCTCCGGCGCGACGGCGAAGGACAGCCCGATGGCGTGCCCCGGCGTCGGGTACGGGTCCTGGCCGACGACGAGCACTCGCACCTCGTCGAACGGTTGCTTGAACGCCCGCAGGACGTTCTCCCCGGCCGGGAGGTAGGTGCGGTCGGCGGCGATCTCCGCCCGGAGGAACTCGCCCATCCTGGCGATGTTCCCCTCCACCGGAGCGAGGGCCTTCGCCCAGCCTGCTTCGACGATCTCGTGCAGCGGTCGTGCGGTCACGGCGGGCGACTCTATCGCCCGCGTCACACCTTCGAGTCAGCGACCTCAGCTAAGCAAACGGAGTTCCGCGCGGAAGCGCGCCGCCCGGCCGACGTAGCTGGCGACCACGGCTTCGATCATCTCCGGGCCGAACGACTTGTTCTCCCGCGTCTTCGCCGGCACGCCGAGCGCGATCTCGCCGGCGGCCACCTTCGACCCGTACGACAGCACGGCACCCGCGCCGACCATGCCGCCGTCCTCGATCTCGCTGCCGTTCAGCACCACCGAACCGGAGGCGACCAGGCAGCCGGTGCCGATCACCGCGCCCTCGACGTGCACCGAATGCCCCATCGCGGACGACGGGCCGAGCACCGTCGGGTGCTGCTCGGTGCAGTGGATCACGCACCCGTCCTGCACGTTGGACCGCTCGCCGATCTCGATGTACCCGTTGTCCCCGCGCAGCACGGCCTGCGGCCACACCGAGGCGAACGCGCGGATCCGGACGTCGCCGATCAGGGTCGCGTCGGGGTGCACGTAGGCGTCGGGGTGGATGTCGGGCACCAGGTCACCGAGTGCGTAGATCGCCACGCCGTCCTCCTTCAGCCCGTCAGGGCCTTGCGGTAGTACCGGCTTTCCGCCGTCCCGGCGTAGTAACCGAAGCCGTCCATCTCCAGGTAGCCGCTCGACCGGTACAGCTCGATCGCCTCGGGCTGCTCGGTACCGGTCTCCAGCACCACCCGCCGCCGCCCGGCGGCCAGCGCGGTGCGCTCCAGCTCGGCGAGCATGGCCCGCGCGAGCCCGCGGCCGCGCGCGGCACCGGTGACGTACATGCGCTTGATCTCCGCGTCGCCGTCGCACAACGGGGCCTCCGCGCCGTCGCGGACGCGCCAGGCACCGGTCGCCACCGGGACGCCGTCGAGGTAACCGACCAGGAAGAGCCCGTGCGGCGGGGCGAACTCCTCCGGGCGCACCGGGCTCTCGTCCGGCGACCCGTACCGCACCACGTACTCCTGCTGCACCTCCGCGATCAGCTTCTGCGCGTCGGGATGGTCGTAGGCGGTCACCCGGATCTCCACGAGTGGCACCCTAACTGGTTTTCCAGTGCTCCCAGCCGGTTTCCTCGGTCACATGCGGCTTGCCGTCGACGGTCACGCCGGACTCGGGCATGGTCACCGCACCGATCCGGCGCCAGCCGGCGGGCAGATCGGCGTGCGGTGGGAAGGTGCCCGCGAGCGCGTGGTCCTCGCCGCCGGTGAGCACCCACTGCTGCGCGTCGGCCCCGAGCGCGGCAGCCACCTCCTGCAGGCGCTGGTCCGGCTGGAGCGCCTCGGTGCGCACGTCGATGCCGACCCCGGACGCCTTCGCGATGTGCCCGAGGTCGGACAGCAGGCCGTCGGAGACGTCGATCATCGAGGTGGCCCCGGCCGACGCCGCGGCGGGCCCGGCCGCGTACGGCGGCTCGGGGTAGCGGTGGGCGTTGACCACCCCGACCGGCGACCGGAAACCGCGGCCGAGCACCATCAGCCCGGACGCCGCCCAGCCCAGCCGCCCGCACACCGCGACCACGTCGCCGGGGCGGGCCCCCGACCTGGTCACCGGCGGCAGCCCGTTGAGATCACCCAGTGCCGTGATGCTCACCACAAGCGTGTCCGACCGGACCACGTCCCCGCCGACCACGCCGATCCCGGCCCGTTCGGCCTCGGCCCACATGCCCTCGGTGATCCCGGTCAGCACCGACGCCGGGGTGTCCCCCGGGCAGGCGAACCCGACCAGCACGGCACTGGGCAGCGCGCCCATCGCGGCGATGTCGGCCAGGTTCACCGCCACCGCCTTGCGGCCCACCTGCTCCGGCGTCGACCAGTCCAGCCGGAAGTGCACCCCCTGCACCAGCACGTCGGTGCTGGCCACCACCCGGCCGTCGGGCGCGGCCACCAAAGCGGCGTCGTCCCCCGGCCCGAGCAGCGTGAACGGCGGCTGCTCCCGGCTCTCGGTGAGCGCGCGGATCAGGCCGAACTCACCCGTCTGCGCCACGGTCTGCTCTTCGGGTGTGTCCCGCGGCACGCCGTTACCTCCTGACCTCAAATAGTCGGATCCCCTATCGTTCCCTTACTGGGGTACGTTCCTCAGACGTTCCTACCTTGCGCAGCCAGATCCAGACGAAGGGGCACGCCGTGGTCCACGCATACATCCTCATCCAGACCGAGGTCGGCAAGGCCGCGTCCGTCGCGGCGGAGATCTCGGGCATTCCCGGGGTCACCACCTCCGAGGACGTGACCGGCCCCTACGACGTGATCGTCCGGGCCGCCGCGGACAACGTCGACCAGCTCGGCCAGCTGGTGGTGGCGAAGGTGCAGAACGTGGAGGGGATCACCCGCACGCTGACCTGCCCCGTGGTGCACCTCTGACCCGTGCTGTAGTAGGTCCGTGCCCCAGTTCGACACCGAGACCGGTGCCCCGCCCCGGCTGCTGATCGTGATCGCCGCGACCCTGGCGGTCGCGCTCGCCGCCGGGGTGGCGGTGTTCGGCCTGCTCACCGGCTCGGCCGACGAGCCTGCCCAGGCCGGCGGGACCGGCCCGCTGCCGCTGGTGCCGGTCCCGGCCCCGCAGTCGGGCGCGCCCGAGTGCGCCACCCTGCTGGCCGCGCTGCCCGGTGAACTGACCTCCAACGGCGAGAAGCTGGCCAAGCGCGAGCTGGCCCAGCCCGCTCCCCCGTCGACCACCGCCTGGGGCGCCGACCCGATCGTGTTGCGTTGTGGTCTGGACCAGCCGGCCGAGCTGACCAGGACGGCGCAGCTGCGGGTGATCAACTCCGTGCAGTGGCTGCCGGTGGCGGTGGAGGGCACCACCACCTGGTTCCTCGCCGACCGGGCCGTGTACGTCGCGCTGACCGTGCCCGACAGCGCCGGAACCGGTCCGCTGCAGGAGATCTCCGACGCGGTCGCCGGCGCGCTGCCGCCGGTCCCGCTGCGCTTCTCCGACGGTTGACCGGAATAGGAACGCTCATTAGCGTGAGTGTTTCCGCCGCCACGCAGGAGACTCGGAGGACTCGATGCGTGCAGGCGTCACCGCAGTTGTTGTTTCCGCCGCGCTCGCGGCGCTCACCCTTCCCGGCACCGCCTCGGCGGCGGTCGTCACCGTGCAGACCGGCGCGGAGCTGAGCAGCGCACTGTCCACAGTGAAGCCGGGCGACACCATCCAGCTGGCCGCGGGCAAGACGTTCACCGGCAACTTCAAGGCACCGGTCAGCGGTACCGCGAGCGCCAGGATCACCCTGAAGGGCCCGCGCGACGCGGTGCTCAAGGCGTCCGGCGGCCGTGGTCTCGAACTGACCGGCAGCTACTGGAACATAGAGGGCTTCACCATCACCGGCGGGCAGAAGGGCCTGATGGCGCTGGGCGTGCGCCACACCGTCGTGTCCGGCCTGCGGGTGCACCACATCGGCCACGAGGCCATCCACTTCCAGCACGGCAGCACCGACAACGTGGTGCGCGACTCGGAGATCAGCGACACCGGCACGCAGACGCCGGACTACGGCGAGGGCATCTACATCGGCTCGGCGAAGAGCAACTGGCCGGGCGGTACGCCGGATCGCAGCGACCGCAACAAGGCGCTGGACAACCGGATCGGGCCGAACGTGGCCGCCGAGGCGATCGACGTCAAGGAGGGCACCAGCGACGGCGAACTGTCCGGCAACACCTTCGACGGCACCGGGCAGCAGGGCGCGAACTCCGGTGACAGCTGGGTGGACGTGAAGGGCAACGGCTACCGCGTGACGAACAACAAGGGCAGCAAGGTCTTCGTCACCACCAAGAGCTACGGCGGGTTCGAGGTGCACACGCAGCTGGCCGGCTGGGGCGAGAACAACACCTTCGCCGGGAACACCGCCGATGTGCAGTCAGCCGGGGCGTACGGCTTCTACATCCACAAGAAGGACCTGGGGAACAAGGTCTGCGCCAGCAACACGGTCACCAACGCGGGCAAGGGCTTCAGCAACATCCCCGCCACCGACGGCTGCTGAGACACACGAGCCGGGTCGGCGGGCTTCGGCGAGGTGCAGTGAATGTGGCTTTCACTGCGGATTCCGCAGTGAAAGCCACATTCACAGCATGGGCCGGAAGGGTCAGCGGAGGCCGGTGCCGCGGGCCAGGGCGGTGTCGACCAAAGTGGACAGCAGGGTCGGGTAGTCCACCCCGGTCACCGCCCACATCTTCGGGTAGGCCGAGGTGGTGGTGAAGCCGGGCATGGTGTTCACCTCGTTGATGGTGAGCGTGCCGTCGGCGCCGACGAAGAAGTCCACCCTGGCCAGGCCCTGGCAGTCCAGCGCGTGGAAGGCGGCCACCGCCATCTCCCGCAGGCGTTCGGTCACCTGGTCGTCCAGCTTCGCCGGGATGTCCAGCTCCGCGGCCTCGCCGAGGTACTTGGTTTCGAAGTCGTACCAGGCGCTTTCGTCCGTGGCCAGCACGCGGATCTCGGCGGGCAGCGAGGCTTCGACCCGCCCGTCGGGGAACTCCAGCACCCCGCACTCGACCTCGCGGCCGACCACCGCGGCCTCCACCAGCACCTTCGGGTCGGTCTCGCGGGCCAGCGCGATCGCGGCGTCCAGCTGGGACCAGTCGGTCACCTTGCTGATCCCGATCGAGGACCCGGCCCTGGCCGGCTTCACGAACACCGGCAGGCCGAGGCGTTCGCGCTCGGCTTCGGGCAAAGTGGACTGTCCACGCCGGAGCACCGCGTAGTCGCCGCCGGGCAGGCCCTCGGCGGCGAGCAGCTTCTTGGCGAACTCCTTGTCCATCGCGGTGGCGCTGGCGAGCACGCCCGCCCCCACGTACGGCACGTCGGCCAGTTCCAGCAGGCCCTGGATGGTGCCGTCCTCACCGAAGGCGCCGTGCAGCACCGGGAAGATCACGTCCACCGCGCCGATCGCGTCCACCCCGGCGTCCAGCGACACCAGTTCGCGGCTGGTCCGGTCGCCGGTGAGCACCAGGCTCCGCCCCTCGGACACCACGGGCAGCCGGTCGCCGTCGATCCGCAGGCGCTCCGGGTCGCTCGTGCCGAGCACCCAGCCGCCCTCGCGGGTGATGCCGATGGGCACGATCTCGAACCGCTCGGGGTCCAGGTTCGCCAGCACACTGCCCGCCGAAACGCAGGAGATGGTGTGCTCGGTGCTGCGGCCGCCGAACACCACGGCGACCCGCGTCTTGGCTGGGCTCATGGGGCGTCACCCTACCGGGCGCTTGTGGATCACCCCGGGCCGCAGTAGGCCGACCAGCGCATCCAGCGCGTCGGCCAGTGCTTCGCGGGAACAACCCGAGTAGGCCAGCGGGATCCCGTACGCGGTCGGCGTCCCGGCGAAGTGCCGCCCGAGGCGGTCGAGCCGGATGCCCGCGGCCTCGGCGGCCTCCACCTTGTCGCGTTCCTCGGCGGCCGAGTCCAGCGGGACCACCAGGTGCGCGCCCGCGTCGTCGCCGAGCACCGGGATGCCACCGGCGTACAGCGCACTGGTCAGCATGGACCGCCGCTCGGACAGCTCGCGCCGGAGTTTCCGCAGGTGACGGCCCAGATCACCGTGGCGGGCCAGTTCGATCAGCACCCGTTGCCCGGCTGGTGACGGCCGCGTGCCGACGCGGTCGCGGTACTCCAGCACCGCCGCGGCCACCTCGGGCGGCGCGACCATCCACCCGGCACCGAGCGTGGGCGTGAGGATCTTGCTGGTGGTGCCCAGGTGCACCACCACGTCCGGGGCGAGCGCGGCGAGCAGCGGCAACGGCGCCACGTCGAACCGCAGTTCCCCGTCGTAGTCGTCCTCGATCAGCAGGAAGTCCTCCGCGCGCGCCCGTTCGACCAGTTGCACTCGCCGGGCCGCGCTCATCCGGCTGCCCATCGGGTACTGGTGCGCCGGTGAGCAGTAGACCGCCCGCAGCCCGCGCGGCACGGCGTCCGGGCGCAGGCCCTCCCCGTCCACCGGCAACGGCACCGTCTTCAGCCCGGTGCTGGTCAGCGCCTGCACGGCCCGCTGGTAACCGGGTTCTTCCACACCGACCACGTCACCGGGCCGGAAGAGCGCGCCGGCGATCTCGATCACCGCGGCCGTGGTGCCCGAGGTGGCCAGCACGGAATCAGTGCCCGCCGAGAGCCCGCGGTGGCGGAGCAGGTGCTCGACGATCACCGCGCGGTAGTCGAACAGCCCGGCCCGGTGCGCCCTGGACAACGGCGGCGCGTCGGCGGCGGCCCGCCAGGCCCGGCGCCAGGCGGCGCGGTCGAGGCCGTCGGCCCACGGCACGCCGGGACTGAGGTCGAGCAGGTCGGGGCGGCCCGGCGCCTCGCCGATGACCAGCCCGCGGGCGGGCCGGTCGCGCGGTGGCGAGGTGGTCACGTAGGTGCCGGAGCCGTGGCGGCCGGCGATCCAGCCTTCGGCGTGCAGTTGCTCGTACGCCGCCGAGGTCACCGTCCGGCT
Proteins encoded:
- the rpmB gene encoding 50S ribosomal protein L28, coding for MAAVCDVCGKGPGFGKSVSHSHRRTSRRWNPNIQTVHAKIGLSQRKRLNVCTSCIKAGKVVRG
- a CDS encoding uracil-DNA glycosylase, whose translation is MTARPLHEIVEAGWAKALAPVEGNIARMGEFLRAEIAADRTYLPAGENVLRAFKQPFDEVRVLVVGQDPYPTPGHAIGLSFAVAPEVRPLPKSLVNIYKEYAEDLGHPLPTNGDLTPWAEQGVLLLNRALTVRPGKPNSHQGKGWEEVTEQAIKALAERGGPLVAILWGSNARKLKPLLGGVPCVESVHPSPLSAHNGFFGSRPFSRVNDLLVQQGAQPVDWKLP
- a CDS encoding gamma carbonic anhydrase family protein; this encodes MAIYALGDLVPDIHPDAYVHPDATLIGDVRIRAFASVWPQAVLRGDNGYIEIGERSNVQDGCVIHCTEQHPTVLGPSSAMGHSVHVEGAVIGTGCLVASGSVVLNGSEIEDGGMVGAGAVLSYGSKVAAGEIALGVPAKTRENKSFGPEMIEAVVASYVGRAARFRAELRLLS
- a CDS encoding GNAT family N-acetyltransferase; translation: MEIRVTAYDHPDAQKLIAEVQQEYVVRYGSPDESPVRPEEFAPPHGLFLVGYLDGVPVATGAWRVRDGAEAPLCDGDAEIKRMYVTGAARGRGLARAMLAELERTALAAGRRRVVLETGTEQPEAIELYRSSGYLEMDGFGYYAGTAESRYYRKALTG
- a CDS encoding thiamine-phosphate kinase; the protein is MPRDTPEEQTVAQTGEFGLIRALTESREQPPFTLLGPGDDAALVAAPDGRVVASTDVLVQGVHFRLDWSTPEQVGRKAVAVNLADIAAMGALPSAVLVGFACPGDTPASVLTGITEGMWAEAERAGIGVVGGDVVRSDTLVVSITALGDLNGLPPVTRSGARPGDVVAVCGRLGWAASGLMVLGRGFRSPVGVVNAHRYPEPPYAAGPAAASAGATSMIDVSDGLLSDLGHIAKASGVGIDVRTEALQPDQRLQEVAAALGADAQQWVLTGGEDHALAGTFPPHADLPAGWRRIGAVTMPESGVTVDGKPHVTEETGWEHWKTS
- a CDS encoding Lrp/AsnC family transcriptional regulator, with the protein product MVHAYILIQTEVGKAASVAAEISGIPGVTTSEDVTGPYDVIVRAAADNVDQLGQLVVAKVQNVEGITRTLTCPVVHL
- a CDS encoding DUF3515 domain-containing protein; this encodes MPQFDTETGAPPRLLIVIAATLAVALAAGVAVFGLLTGSADEPAQAGGTGPLPLVPVPAPQSGAPECATLLAALPGELTSNGEKLAKRELAQPAPPSTTAWGADPIVLRCGLDQPAELTRTAQLRVINSVQWLPVAVEGTTTWFLADRAVYVALTVPDSAGTGPLQEISDAVAGALPPVPLRFSDG
- a CDS encoding right-handed parallel beta-helix repeat-containing protein, which gives rise to MRAGVTAVVVSAALAALTLPGTASAAVVTVQTGAELSSALSTVKPGDTIQLAAGKTFTGNFKAPVSGTASARITLKGPRDAVLKASGGRGLELTGSYWNIEGFTITGGQKGLMALGVRHTVVSGLRVHHIGHEAIHFQHGSTDNVVRDSEISDTGTQTPDYGEGIYIGSAKSNWPGGTPDRSDRNKALDNRIGPNVAAEAIDVKEGTSDGELSGNTFDGTGQQGANSGDSWVDVKGNGYRVTNNKGSKVFVTTKSYGGFEVHTQLAGWGENNTFAGNTADVQSAGAYGFYIHKKDLGNKVCASNTVTNAGKGFSNIPATDGC
- a CDS encoding D-alanine--D-alanine ligase family protein, which gives rise to MSPAKTRVAVVFGGRSTEHTISCVSAGSVLANLDPERFEIVPIGITREGGWVLGTSDPERLRIDGDRLPVVSEGRSLVLTGDRTSRELVSLDAGVDAIGAVDVIFPVLHGAFGEDGTIQGLLELADVPYVGAGVLASATAMDKEFAKKLLAAEGLPGGDYAVLRRGQSTLPEAERERLGLPVFVKPARAGSSIGISKVTDWSQLDAAIALARETDPKVLVEAAVVGREVECGVLEFPDGRVEASLPAEIRVLATDESAWYDFETKYLGEAAELDIPAKLDDQVTERLREMAVAAFHALDCQGLARVDFFVGADGTLTINEVNTMPGFTTTSAYPKMWAVTGVDYPTLLSTLVDTALARGTGLR
- a CDS encoding PLP-dependent aminotransferase family protein codes for the protein MPYSDTALPVRLDRRSGTPLAVQLADALRESAATGHLRGGDRLPSTRALANRLGVSRTVTSAAYEQLHAEGWIAGRHGSGTYVTTSPPRDRPARGLVIGEAPGRPDLLDLSPGVPWADGLDRAAWRRAWRAAADAPPLSRAHRAGLFDYRAVIVEHLLRHRGLSAGTDSVLATSGTTAAVIEIAGALFRPGDVVGVEEPGYQRAVQALTSTGLKTVPLPVDGEGLRPDAVPRGLRAVYCSPAHQYPMGSRMSAARRVQLVERARAEDFLLIEDDYDGELRFDVAPLPLLAALAPDVVVHLGTTSKILTPTLGAGWMVAPPEVAAAVLEYRDRVGTRPSPAGQRVLIELARHGDLGRHLRKLRRELSERRSMLTSALYAGGIPVLGDDAGAHLVVPLDSAAEERDKVEAAEAAGIRLDRLGRHFAGTPTAYGIPLAYSGCSREALADALDALVGLLRPGVIHKRPVG